The genome window CTCTCGATGGCGCAGGAAGATCAGCAGGGCCATTCCGCCGAGACCGACGGCGAACGCATCGAGGCCGAAGAAGATCGCGTAGAGCGGGCTCGACGCCGCCGCGACCAGTGCCGCGAGCGAGGAGATTCGCGTGATCGCCGCCACGGCCAGCCACGTCGCGCAGATGGCAAGCCCGACAGGCCAGACGAGAGCCAGAGTCGTACCAAGAAAGGTCGCAACCCCCTTGCCGCCCCGAAAACCAAGGTAGACGGGATAGCAATGCCCGAGGAAGGCCGCGAAGCCAGCGATTTCGGCCGCTTCCGGCCCGACGAGGAGGCGCGCCAGGACGACGGCGAAGGCTCCCTTGCCGACATCGGAAACAAGCGTAAGGATCGCTGCTGGTTTGCTGCCGGTCCGCAACACGTTCGTCGCCCCTATATTGCCGGAACCGATCTTGCGCAGATCCCCCAGGCCGAAGATCCGCGTGAAGACGATGCCGAAGGGCACGGATCCAAGGAGATAGGCGAGAATGGCTGTCGCGATCAGCATCTTGGCGCTCCGAAGGGTGAAGGACGGGCCATCCTGACCACATGCACCGTTCGAGGTCGAGATCGCATCCGGGGGCTCGCCTCGAAAAAAGGGGCGCGCTGTAATGCACGCCTCCCGTTCTTCCTGCGTGCCGAACTCGCTTACATACCTGCGGGCGGCAAGAGCGTGCTGAAAATCAATTGAACCACAGCGTTGCTTGTCCAGATGCCGGTACCGGTTACGGATGCACAGTCATAGCTAACGTTCAGCTGGGCCATGATGACGACCCCTCATCCCTCAACCCTCAAGGCAGAATGTCTCCTGCTCCCATGTTCTTCGTCGTATCCGCTGCCATCACTTCGTGCGTTAGCGGGGAGGTGACGATGTCGTCACGCAATTCAGTAGTCTTCTCATCATCAGGCGTTCGAGTTCGCCGTTGGGAAGGGCGGCGAAAGCTTTGGCGGTTGGGCCTGAGACCGTCAGGGCCTGTCGCCTTAAAGAATCTCGGCCAGCCCACCCGCTTTGACGGTCGATACGAACGTTGAGATTCCTTGGGCGTTTTGGGCAGTTTTCCCTTACTTTCATCCGGTGGTCTTGCACCATCGAAAGTATCGCAAGCGCGGCGGCGGCCATCATTGCGAATGCGTCATGTAGAGGGTCGTATTCCTTCCTGTTTTGTCGATACCAGACGGCCCAACCTGTGATGCCTCTCAATGTCGCGCGGTTGGGGAGAATAGGCTGTGAATCTGCCACGCCGTTCGAAGGTGCGATGCTGATTGACCGGTGGATATAGCCACGCGGTACCTCCCCTGGCGGATCCAGTCACGATCTATTGCGATTCTCGGGGAACTCTCAGGCGGTCCATTGCGTGTCTAGGAGCGGTCCGCCGGGGCTTCGCCAACTGTTCTGACCGGCGGATCAAGAAGGTGGGTGATCGCGCGCGACGATGTGATTTGGTGCGCGGCCTCTCACGCTTACCTGATTGTAAGGTTTTCGACCGACCATGGGACCGGCGTTCGGACCGAATGATCCGATTCGGCCTCTTCCATCGATCTTCTCGTCGCCTTTGTGCCAATGCCGCGCGCTCAGAACGCGGCCTTGAAAAGGATTTTCCAATGTTCGCCAAGAACACCATTGCCGCGCTTTCGCTGGTTGCAGCATTCGGGCCCGTGACCGCGCTCGCCGACCCTACACCCGAGATGATCCGTTCCGTCACTCCGTTCGTCGGGGAGATGGCGATGCCTCTCGAAGGTGAAGACCTTCGGATCTCGGATATCGGCAACACGTTGCGATTCGAGCCGATCCAGAATTTCGCAGACATGTTCCAGCGGGATGACGTGGTGTTCCTGATGCGCCACGGCCCCACCGACTGGAGCAAGCTCGATATCAAAGATGTCGGCCCCACGGATTGCGAAGACCAGCGCATCCTTTCGGACCAGGGCCATCGCGACATGCGCGACTTCGGCGCGCTGATGGCGTTCAATGACATAAAGTTCGGCCAGATCTATGTGAGCCAGTGGTGTCGCAATCAGCAGACGCTCGATGAAATGCGCGCAGGGTACGATCTCGCGGAGCCGGGGCTATTGGAGGGGATTCCGACGGAAACCTACGAACAGGCCAATCTTCTATTGTCCCTGCAGGGTGCGCCCGACGTCACGAGCCTGCGTGACCTCGTTTCGGGGTGGGACGGTGGCGACGGGAATGGACCTATGCTGATCATCAGCCACTTCACCAACATCCAAGAACTCACGGACTTCGCTGTTTACGAAGGCGAAGCGCTCGTCCTTGACCCGAAACGCGACAATCGCGTGTTGGGTTATGTCCGCCTCAAGACGGCATCCCCGGATGTCGGCCACTTCGAGGCGACGACGCAAGAAGAAGTAAACCTGGATGCTTCGGAGCGCGCGGCGGCCCGTCCGGCACACTGAAGGAATCACAAAGAGGGTGCCGAGTCGGTCGAGTCGGCACCGTCCAACGAGCCCACAGCTACCCCGAAAATTGCCCCACCCCTATTTTCTCATTCTATTTCAACCACTTACGATTTTCTATCGATTTTCTGTCGGAATGTGCTTGCGGGGTTTGGGTGATATCCGTAGACAGCGCTTCACCGGCGGGGCTGAGGCGCTACCGGGACGCGGATTTAGCGGTTTTGCTTAGTTCGGCGGCACTTCGAAAAAAGGTGTTGACGAGTTAGACAAGGTTCGGTAAACGCTGCGGACCACGAAATTCGAGGCAGGCAGGCGGGGCGCGCCGAAGATAGGGCGCATCTTGTTTGTTTTTGTCTCACGCTCTTTGACATCGCTATAATACTGAAGAGATATGCGGGCGGTTTCGGTTCATTTCGATGGATCAACGTCTGTATATCGCGCCCTTAGGTTTCGGCCGATGATGGGGTGTCAGCTTCACTGTTTGATGTGGCTTTCGGTACCTTTGGTACCTTGAGCACATGGAACAGAGACTGTCCCGTTTGAACAACGGGACGATGTGCAGAGGTTCGAACGTCAAGGATAGCTCTTCGGAGCTTTCAACTTGAGAGTTTGATCCTGGCTCAGAACGAACGCTGGCGGCAGGCCTAACACATGCAAGTCGAGCGCGCCCTTCGGGGTGAGCGGCGGACGGGTTAGTAACGCGTGGGAACGTGCCCATCCCTACGGAATAGCCTCGGGAAACTGAGAGTAATACCGTATACGCCCTTCGGGGGAAAGATTTATCGGGGATGGATCGGCCCGCGTCTGATTAGATAGTTGGTGGGGTAATGGCCTACCAAGTCGACGATCAGTAGCTGGTTTGAGAGGATGATCAGCAACACTGGGACTGAGACACGGCCCAGACTCCTACGGGAGGCAGCAGTGGGGAATCTTAGACAATGGGCGCAAGCCTGATCTAGCCATGCCGCGTGAGTGACGAAGGTCTTAGGATCGTAAAGCTCTTTCGCCGGGGAAGATAATGACTGTACCCGGTAAAGAAGTCCCGGCTAACTCCGTGCC of Palleronia sp. LCG004 contains these proteins:
- the plsY gene encoding glycerol-3-phosphate 1-O-acyltransferase PlsY; amino-acid sequence: MLIATAILAYLLGSVPFGIVFTRIFGLGDLRKIGSGNIGATNVLRTGSKPAAILTLVSDVGKGAFAVVLARLLVGPEAAEIAGFAAFLGHCYPVYLGFRGGKGVATFLGTTLALVWPVGLAICATWLAVAAITRISSLAALVAAASSPLYAIFFGLDAFAVGLGGMALLIFLRHRENIARLMNGSEPRIGRKP
- a CDS encoding histidine phosphatase family protein, whose translation is MFAKNTIAALSLVAAFGPVTALADPTPEMIRSVTPFVGEMAMPLEGEDLRISDIGNTLRFEPIQNFADMFQRDDVVFLMRHGPTDWSKLDIKDVGPTDCEDQRILSDQGHRDMRDFGALMAFNDIKFGQIYVSQWCRNQQTLDEMRAGYDLAEPGLLEGIPTETYEQANLLLSLQGAPDVTSLRDLVSGWDGGDGNGPMLIISHFTNIQELTDFAVYEGEALVLDPKRDNRVLGYVRLKTASPDVGHFEATTQEEVNLDASERAAARPAH